attcacttaaaaaacgtCCTTATTTGCTTAACCAGGTCGTAAAATTGGCCactgattggttttttttaaaaaaaaaagtttattagtaattcaaattaaaaacaatggacatggttTAACGTCTCTGGTTTTAAACATTGTCATCAAATTTAAGCTAATAAATAATACACTTCTTTATCTTTGTACAAATTTACATTACTTCTTAGATGTCAAGTATGTAGATTAATTCCTCCTAAACAGCTACATCCATACTCAATATCGTATCTCACATACAAGTTTAACATACCCATTTCTAGACATTCACTACACCTTCATCTTAGCATTCCTCTTCCTATCCAACCATTCATAGAATTTGGTCCAGATTTCAGAATATGCCGATTCACTTTTATCCTTGAACTCCAAGgtaaatctgtccatttctgcacaattaagGATTTTAGTTAGCACTTCTTCTGAGGGAGTTTCTTTGCTCTTCCATTTTTGGGCAAAggctattcttgctgctgttaatatgtgtaatatCAGATAGATTGTATTCTTGTCATATTTGCCCTCTATAATACCTACTAAGAAAAGTTCCGGtttaacttctatttttaatgttaaaatctCTTCCAGCCAACACCTTATTTGATGCCAAAAAATTTTGGCCTTTGGGCATTCCCATCACATATAGTAGAAGGTTCCTGGAGCTACCTCACATTTCCAACACATCGAAGAgcattttttacttattcttgctAATCTTGTGGGTGGGAAGTGCCACCTGCCACCAATCGATTTTACAACCATCATGAGTTACAACTGTgataggcaggctccattacagtcataactcgaggactatctagATAACCAATTGGAACAAATGAAGTTTTAGCCTTTCTGGGTGCTGGTTTCCTGACCTGGATTATCTATTGGGGCTCTCATCGGGTGAGGAAACTGAACTATTGGGCTTCAAATTCTGATCTCTAACTCGGATCTGTCATGGAAAATAAGGAACTTGGCAATTGTGGTTTGTAAGATCAAATGACAACACAGCTAGTGGGCATCACATTTTCACTGGCTGAGGTTCAAACCAAGATATCCATGTGGAGAAGACTGGGGCAGGCTGAATGTGCTGAgccacatttttaaaatgattttttttaacaaagccaTATTGATCTGGCTTACTTATGAAACTCAACCATGGGGAGTGCATGTGTTCACACATAATTGCCCTCAACGaagaatctctttttaaaaaatctaccgaAGTTACTCAGCCTGCCTAGACCAACCAAAGACATTCAAAAGCAACAGTTTATAGTTTTGTTTTATAAACAGGGCAAGAACACAGGGCATCTTCTCTCTGTTCAGGTATCCTCCTAACACATTTCAGTCACgtagactaggggtctccaaccttggtccctttaagacttgtggacttcaactcccagagttcctcagccagctttgctggctgagggactctgggagttgaagtccacaagtcttaaagggaccaaggttggagacccctgacgtagaccagtgtttctcagcctcaggtactttaagatgtgtgaacttcaactcccagaattccccagctggtacgccgaatggaattctgggagttgaagtccacacaccttgaaGTACCTGAGGCCGAGAAATACCGATGTCGACAAGCAGCAAGTTTCATTTGGCTGCTTCAGCCAAGCGATTGAAAGCTTGGGACAACGCCGTGACAGCGTCCAAGATCTGACGGCGATCCTGTTCGGCCAAGCGTGTGCCGCAACGTTGTGCAAACTTATCCGGATGCCACAAAGCCTGCTGACGCCGAAGGAACCGCCGATAAGCGCTTTTGTCTGACGGATCTACACCACGAAGGGCTGCGGCGGCCATTTCCTCAGGAGTCCCAGCCAAGCTCGGCCAGGGAATGTCCCTGTAACACAATGGACGTGAACTGTCTGAGGAGAAGACGCGGCTGCAGCCTTCCTCGTAACGTCTTCTCTTGGCTGCCTGGACCTCCTCCTCCTTGGCTTGGGCACGTTTTAGGTACTCCAGATGCTCTTGTTCCAGGAAGCGCTGGAGTTGAACGGAAGACTTTGGAGGTTCTTTTTTAGGCCTCCGGTGACGCTGTTCCTCTTCTCGCCTACGTTTTTGCCCGTATTCTTGGTGTATGCGATCAGCCCATTCCTCGAACGTTTCTGAGTTGGGACCAGTGGAGAAATCTTCTGGAAAAGGAAATAAGTCAGAGTGTGCATCATGCTTCACGAAGGTCCCTTTCAAATCTAGCTGATGTCACAAATCTCTTActttctaagacaggggtctccaatcttggcaactttaagcctggtggacttcaacacccagaacacccagcaaagctggctggggaattctgggtgttgaagtccgccaggcttaaagttgccaaggttggagacccctgttctaagatggTAAAACAAGGGAGCTTCCAATGCCCAAATGCTGCGAATTGCTTAAATAACAGCAAAAAAGAGTGCttcagaaaaatgaaaacaagacAGAATCTCTGGTCAAACTTATTGAGggaatgatttaatttttttaaaaaaaatgtctaggGGGGTTGACAACTTGGTCTaagtggcaatagcaatagcacttacacttatatatcacttcatagtctttacagtcctctctaagcggtttacagagtcagcctattgcccccccccccgcaacaatctgtgtccccgttttaccgatctcagaaggatggaaggctgagtcaaccttaaaccggtcaggatcgaactcctgtctgtgggcagagttagcctgaaatactgcattctaaccactgcactctcGAACCCTTCTTAGTTGGCAACTCCACGAGCTCATCTGTCCGGATCATGGCTCAGGCCTCCACAGGGGAGATCATCTTATGGACTGTGAGATCTTCACTTCTCCAGGAAAGTCTAGCTTTACCTTCATGCTGCCATGGGGTCTCTTGAAACTCATCCTCATATTCATTGAGAAGCTTGCATCTCCACTCTCTCTCGGCCTCACATTCTGCCTCATTTTCCTCAAGTGTTTCCTCAGGGCACTGTGGGGAATTAAAATATATCATTCTTTGTCTGGGGGAAGACAACAAAACTGAAACAGTTGAcgatccttccttcttccttcttcctttcctttcctctcctctcccctttcctttccttttctctctcttctttcttttcctctcctcgcctctcccctttcctttcctttcctttcctttttctctcccctctttcctttcctttcccttttctctcccgtttcctttcctctcccctctttcctttcctctcccctttcctttcctttcctctctttcctttcctttcactttcctctcccctctctcctttcctttcctccttcttcacCAATAAGAAACACATAAGAAGGTTATATAACAGAGATGATCCTAAAATattattacaaaagataaaagtaataacaaataaaattattattattattatttatttgatttttataccgcccttctcccgaaggactcaggcaaaaataaaaaaacaggcaatacaatgtacaatttaaaatgcaaattaaaaaacttatttataattggcctaaaaagtttaaaatgtataataaactaaaaccccatttaaaattattaataaaaaatttaaaatcgataaaatttaagccagccccgcgcgaatgaaaagatgtgtcttcagttcgtggcggaaggtccgaaagtcaggtatttggcataaacccgggggaagctcgttccagagtgtgggagcccccacagagaaggaccttcccctgggggccgccagccgacattgcttggcggacggcaccctgagaagtccctctctgtgagagcgtacgggtcggtgggaggcatgaggtaacagcaggcggtcccgtaagtacccaggccctaagccataaaataaatgatatggagctttttctctttcttttctcttcccccctcccccactctccATTAAGTTTTCATTCCTTTCAAGTTTCAACAATCTCTTCCTACTGACACCCTTACTGATGGGTGATAAATCCATTACCCATTTATCTTCTGCTGTCGTGTTCAAGAGGTCTCCAGGGGTCTTCCCAGCTCTGTTCTTGATGCTCATGGCAGATGGACAGTGGATTCGCAAAGGTAGAAACAGGTCTTCATAAGCTGAGAAGAAAAATCAACATTAGCGATTAGCGCCACTTAGTGGTTTCTGAGCAAATTGCAGCAAGTTGTGTTTGAATGTACActgtatatatactgtaaataCTTAGTAAAACTTATGAAAGCTTATGCCATAGTACAGCAGTTTATTTTAAAAGTGTCAAAAAGATTCGCTCAGCAATTCATGTTCACGAGCATTTACTAATCTCGCCTCTGTGACACAGGAAcaaaaatctgaaataaacaaGGAGAAAACATTACCAGAATTCACGTTCCTCTCCGAATCTTTTCCTACACCTCAACTTTTTTTCTGGAAGAAGAGAAATGCTAGCTAATGGGAACTAGGGAAAAATACCCTTGAGAACTGACAGAATACCTAGAGTTAATTTTTGGCTCCTAAACATGTAAAGATTTCTATAATTGTTTTTCGATTTAATtctaataattagaactgcagaaaaaacaattgctaccaacctgccttccattgaggacctgtatactgcacgaatcaagaagagggccgtgaaaatatttgcagatccctcgcatcctggacataaactgtttcaactcctaccctcaaaacgacgctacagagcactgcacaccagaacaactagacacaagaacagtttcttccccgaacgccatcactctgctaaacaaataattccctcaacactgtcaaactatttactaagtctgcactactattatgaGAAgattttctcatccaagaagcttcttcagctctgacaaccttccattccccactatcctgccagagctgaaaaagcttcttggatgagaagcgaaatgccttcaaaagacaagacaagaaagtccagttgccgcctgaaaaaaagcacctttgggtcttaaatatgtgctggttgccaagtgtctaaatcccaatcatgtgactgcatggaCACTGTTAACAGTTATAACTGTgaggaatggtcataagtcactttttccactgctgttttcccccgaaggccatcactctgctaaacaaataattccctcaacactgtcaaactatttactaagtctgcactactattagtcttctcatcattcccatcacccatctccttccacttatgactgtatgactttaactgttccttgtatccttatgatttatattgatatattgaccatcaattgtgttgtaaatgttgtaccttgatgaaggtatcttttctttgatgtacactgagagcatatgcaccaagacaaattccttgtgtgtccaatcacacttggccaataaaaattctattctattctattctattctattctattctattctattctattctattctattctattctattctattctattcaaacagtcactaaacaaatggctgtgtaTTACGGACTATCACTAGCTCTCGTTTTCTCTAGTGCTTCAAGACACTTCATGGGGTGGGTGGAGGTGTTTCCTCCAACCGTGTTATCATTAATCTGTTATCACTCCAATAACAACCTTGCAAGGAATGTTTGGCTAGGTTGGGCATGACAGACCAAAACTTACCCAGTGAGTATCTACAGCTGAAGAGGGGCTGGAATCTGGATCATGTGGAGGCACAATAAAAGATTGTTgttcgggggtgggggtgggggaatgtgaAAAAGCATTGTGTGCTTTGAGTTTGAGTTCCTAAGTGAAATGTAACTCTGTATGTACCTTTAACAAATAACCAAACGGACAAATATTGCTCCAAATGAAGCTGCTACCATTGATTCCAGTGAGGGACTCATGGTTCCCATCCAATTGAGCAAAAAATAGAAATGGTTCCCAGATCAAACCTTTGCACCCAAGGagcatctccaaggtcccttccaactctgttgttctgttctattctatctcagaacaatttatttatttatttatttatttaatcatatttttataccgccctatctcccaagcgactcagggcggttgttgtgtcttgtccgctctcaccgcagccggggtctgcttatctgctcccgaacacggaagaatgtatgcctcccggccccagtcccggctccatgcccagacaagctgcagaggagggagcatcccccggccccagccctggctccatgcccaggcaaacggagcagctagacccctccccctcctccacagcatgtgagcctgaggaaagtttacttccaacaacagctgattggagtgaccctcgcatcagaagattggataggcggaggcaacagaaggaagggaggggcaggccttaatgagtgctgagtcatggagccacaccccatggcctatataaaggatctgctttctggcattctctgagtcaggcaaagtctaaacatatcttgctgaagtcactttctggtctcctgcctgctctgaggactttgctaggactttgggcagagctgcagaggcaagcctgattcggatttcctgacccgccatcagcggaggagtgggacacgacagcggtttacagccaagtaaaacataaacataaatacaagttaaaaccccaatttaaaaaacttattaaatacggccgaatattaaaaccacaataaaatagtaaaaccccattaaaaccaaatttaaaatttaaaattctagtccagtcctgcagatAAAAGATGTATcttaagctcatggcgaaaggttcaaggtcaggaagttggcgaagtcctgggggaagttcgttccagagggtgggagcccccacagaaaaggcccttcctgggcgccgccagccggcactgcctggctgacggcacctgaggagtccctcctgtgagagcgtcacgggtggggtggggaatgtgAAAAAGCATTGTGTGCTTTGAGTTTGAGTTCCTAAGTGAAATGTAACTCTGTATGTACCTTTAACAAATAACCAAACGGACAAATATTGCTCCAAATGAAGCTGCTACCATTGATTCCAGTGAGGGACTCATGGTTCCCATCCAATTGAGCAAAAAATAGAAATGGTTCCCAGATCAAACCTTTGCACCCAAGGAGCATCTCCAAGGTccttcaactctgttgttctgttctattctatctcagaacaatttatttatttatttatttatttaatcatatttttataccgccctatctcccaagcgactcagggcggttgttgtgtcttgtccgctctcaccgcagccggggtctgcttatctgctcccgaacacggaagaatgtatgcctcccggccccagtcccggctccatgcccagacaagctgcagaggagggagcatcccccggccccagccctggctccatgcccaggcaaactgagcagctagacccctccccctcctccacagcatgtgagcctgaggaaagtttacttccaacaacagctgattggagtgaccctcgcatcagaagattggataggcggaggcaacagaaggaagggaggggcaggccttaatgagtgctgagtcatggagccacaccccatggcctatataaaggatctgctttctggcattctctgagtcaggcaaagtctaaacatatcttgctgaagtcactttctggtctcctgcctgctctgaggactttgctaggactttgggcagagctgcagaggcaagcctgattcggatttccctgacccggccatcagcggaggagtgggacacgacagcggtttacagccaagtaaaacataaacataaatacaagttaaaaccccaatttaaaaaacttattaaatacggccgaatattaaaaccacaataaaa
This genomic window from Ahaetulla prasina isolate Xishuangbanna chromosome 2, ASM2864084v1, whole genome shotgun sequence contains:
- the NFKBIL1 gene encoding NF-kappa-B inhibitor-like protein 1 isoform X2, whose product is MALRYQRRLWRYVERGRRRKLHRLLRHHREALDLGETKGHKNHTPLHRCCALLDHKAAVLLLKYGADPTLPDHRGDTALHLAARHVARGGDHAYEDLFLPLRIHCPSAMSIKNRAGKTPGDLLNTTAEDKWCPEETLEENEAECEAEREWRCKLLNEYEDEFQETPWQHEDFSTGPNSETFEEWADRIHQEYGQKRRREEEQRHRRPKKEPPKSSVQLQRFLEQEHLEYLKRAQAKEEEVQAAKRRRYEEGCSRVFSSDSSRPLCYRDIPWPSLAGTPEEMAAAALRGVDPSDKSAYRRFLRRQQALWHPDKFAQRCGTRLAEQDRRQILDAVTALSQAFNRLAEAAK
- the NFKBIL1 gene encoding NF-kappa-B inhibitor-like protein 1 isoform X1, producing the protein MALRYQRRLWRYVERGRRRKLHRLLRHHREALDLGETKGHKNHTPLHRCCALLDHKAAVLLLKYGADPTLPDHRGDTALHLAARHVARGGDHAYEDLFLPLRIHCPSAMSIKNRAGKTPGDLLNTTAEDKWCPEETLEENEAECEAEREWRCKLLNEYEDEFQETPWQHEEDFSTGPNSETFEEWADRIHQEYGQKRRREEEQRHRRPKKEPPKSSVQLQRFLEQEHLEYLKRAQAKEEEVQAAKRRRYEEGCSRVFSSDSSRPLCYRDIPWPSLAGTPEEMAAAALRGVDPSDKSAYRRFLRRQQALWHPDKFAQRCGTRLAEQDRRQILDAVTALSQAFNRLAEAAK